The genomic segment CGCAGACTATCTGGGCAAGCTTTTCAAAAAGGAAACGGGCGAGAAATTTTCCGCCTTCGTCACCCAGTCGCGCATCAAGCAGGCGATGGCGGACATCTCGGCAGAGCCCGACGTGAAAATATTCGAGCTGGCCGAGCGGCTGGGCTTCGGGGACAATCCGCAGTATTTCAGCCAGATTTTCAAAAAGTATGCGGGCTGCACGCCGTCCGAATATATCAGGAGCCTGGGGTGAGCGGGGCGCGGGCGTCCGAACTTGCGGCTGCATGCCCAGATATAGTGCATGACGGAGCCGTGAGGGGCACGGCGCGCAGTCGTGATGATGGTCGACCTCGCAATCGTGCACTAAATATGTGCATGGTGCGTTGTGCGAAGGCTTGCGGGTAACTGACGCCGCGATCGTGCACAAGAATAGTGCACGATGGAGCCGCGCGCAGTCGTGATGATGGTCGACCTCGCAATCGTGCACTAAATATGTGCATGGTGGCGTTGTGCGAAGGCTTGCGGGTAACTGACATCGCGATCGTGCACAAGAATAGTGCACGATGGGGCCGCCCGCAGTCGTAGTGATGGCCGACCTCTCTATCGTGCACCAAATATGTGCATGGTGGCGTTGTGCGAAGGCTTGCGGGTAACTGACATCGCGATCGTGCACAAGGATAGTGCATGACGGAATTGCGCTCAGGCGCCAGCAAGCCTCGTTAAAGCGCTTTCCGATACTCTGTTTTTTATACAAACACCTCTGTTTTTTGAGTTAAAATCCTCCCGCATAAACGCAATAATAGTAAATGTAAGCACTATCAATGACGGACTTCATCGATCCTGGGGGAGGAACGAAATATGAAGAAATTAACGACGACGCTGGTTGCCGCGAGCTTGATGATCGGCCTTGCCGCGTGCGGCTCCGGGAACAACGATAACAACGCGGGCAACGCAGCCGCATCCGGCAGCGCAGGAAGCAGCGCGAGCGCGACGGCGAAGAGCGACGACAAGCCGGTCACGGTGCGCGTAGCCTGGTGGGGCGGACAATCGCGCCACGACTACACGCTTAAGGTCATCGATATGTACGAAAAGCTGCATCCGAACGTGACGATCGAGCCTGAGTACGCGGCGTTCGACGATTACTGGAAGAAGCTCGCTCCGCAAGCGGCCGCCAATCAGCTGCCCGACGTCATCCAGATGGATATCTCTTACCTTAACCAGTACGCGGGACGCAATCAGCTGGCCGATCTGACGCCTTACACCGAGAGCGGCAAGCTCGACGTGAGCGCTGTGGCCGAGACGACGCTGGCCGGCGGCAAGATCGACGGCAAGCTGTACGCGATGAACGCGGGCTCCAATGCGCTCACGATGATGGTCGACCCGGCGATGCTGAAGTCGCTCGGCATCGAGGAGCCGGCGGCCGACAAGGGCTGGACCTGGGATGAATTCGCCGCGCTTGGCGACAAGGCCAAGGCACAGGGCAAGCTGCTGTTCTCCGATCTGCGCCACGACGTCTTCTTCCCGTTCTACCTGCGCGGCCAGGGCAAGCTGATGTATGCGGCCGACGGCACGAAGCTCGGCTACGACGACGACAAGCTCTTTATCGATTACTACAACAAATATCAGCAATGGTACGACAAAGGCTACACGATGTCGCTCGATAAGTTGTCGCAGAGCAAGGGAACGCCCGAAGAGGATCTCGTGGCGCTCGGCACGGCGCTGTCGTCGAACCAGTGGTCCAACCAGTTCATCGGCATCTCCGCCGCGGCCAAGCGCGATCTCGATCTGCTGCCGGTCCCGGGCTGGGATACGAACAAGGCGCTCTTCCTGAAGCCGAGCATGTACTTTACCGTAGCCAATTCGTCCAAGGTGAAGGACGCGGCCATCGACTTCATCAACTATTTTATCAACGACGTCGAAGCGAACAAGGTTATCCTCGGCGAGCGCGGCGTGCCCGTGTCGTCCAAGGTGCAGGAAGCAATCCGTCCGAATCTGACGCCGGAGCAGACCAAAGTATTCGACTACGTCGCTTGGGCGGAGAAAAACAGCAGCGAGATGAACCCGCCGAACCCGGTCGGCGCCGTCGAAGTCGACGCGCTCCTCAAGGCCGAGGTCGAGAAGATTTTGTATAAGCAGATTACCGTCGAAAAGGGCGCCGCGGAATTCCGCGAGAAAGCGAATGCGATCCTGGCGAAAAACAAGTGACGTCAAGCCGCCCGGTCATCGGGCGGCAAGGTGCCGGTCCTGGCGCGAGCAATCGCGCGGGGCCGGCTTTTTTTGCGGCACTTTGCGCTGGTCAGCGGCCGAATCGCCCGAATGAAGACGCAGATCAGCAATTAGCGGACACCCGCTCCCCGGCATTCTTTTTCAACTCCGCGGGAGAGGCCTGTTTTTTGAACAAAGAGAACGGATTTTTGCCTTCTGGTTTCTGGCTCGAAATTTATAATTGAAGTATAAGGTATACGCTTACATTCCCGTACGCGACCTAGTTAGGAGTGATCGAGATGACGAAGTTCCGCGAAAACAACCATTTGGTCGGATACTTGTTCACCGCGCCCTTTATTATCGGCTTTCTGATCTTCACGATGTTCCCGATGCTGGCATCGCTGTATTATTCGTTCACCGACTACAACCTGTTCGAGGCGCCGAATTGGGTCGGGTTCGACAACTATAAGACGATGTTCACCGGCGACGATCAATATTGGAAATCGGTGAGTGTCACGTTCACGTACGTGGTCGCGAGCGTGCCGCTGCGGCTGGCGTTCGCGCTGGCGGTGGCGATGCTGCTGAACAAGGCGATCGGGGGCATCGGCCTGTATCGCTCAGCTTACTATTTGCCTTCGCTCATCGGCGGCAGCGTCGCCGTATCGATCATGTGGACACAGGTGTTCGGCGACAAAGGCCTGCTCAACTCGTTCCTGAACCTGTTCGGCGCCCACGCGACAACATCCTGGATCGGTTCGCCGGGCACCGCGATCTGGACGCTTGTCGCCCTCTCGGTCTGGCAGTTCGGCTCCTCGATGCTCATCTTCCTTGCCGGCCTCAAGAGCATTCCTGCATCGCTGCACGAAGCCGCGAACGTGGACGGCGCCGGCGCCGTCCGTCGCTTCTTCAAGATTACGCTGCCGATTCTGAGCCCGATCATCCTGTTCAACCTGATCATGCAGACGATCTCAGCGTTCATGACCTTCACCCCGGCTTACGTCATCTCCCGCGGCGAAGGCGGCCCGCTCGACAGTACCCTGCTCTACTCGCTGTACCTGTACAAACGCGCTTTCCAATTTACCCAAATGGGTTACGCCTCCGCCATGGCCTGGGTCATGCTGCTGACGGTCGGCATCATCGCGCTGATTCTGTTCCAGACGTCCAAGTACTGGGTCCACTACGAGTCGAAGGGAGAGAGCTAAGATGGCGATACCGGCAAAAGCGATGCTGACGACCAGTCCCGCGCAAACGAGGCTGAAGGCCAATCCGAGAAAGAGATGGAAACCGATATTGTTCCACCTCGTCGTCGGTCTCCTCGCGCTCGTCATGATCTATCCGATTCTGTGGATGATCTCCAGTTCCCTGAAGCCCAACGGCGAGATTTTCTCGCAGGCGTACAATCTGATCCCGAGCCGGATCGCCTGGGAGAACTACCGCAGCGGCTGGGCCGGTTTTGCGGGCAATACGTTCACGACGTTCTTTAAAAACTCGCTCATCATCGTGGTCGTATCGACGATCGGCGCGGTTGCCTCTTCGGCGGTCGTCGCTTACGGATTTGCGCGCATCCCGTTCGCCGGCAAGGGCTTCTGGTTCGCCTGCATGATGATGACGATGATGCTGCCGCATGACGTGACGATGATTCCGCAGTACGTCATGTTCTCCAAGATCGGCTGGCTGTCGTCGTTCAAACCGGTCATCGTGCCGCAATTTTTCGCCGTACCGTTCTTCGTATTTCTCATCATGCAGTTCATCCGCACGATCCCGCACGATCTCGACGAGGCGGCCAAGATGGACGGCTGCAGCAAATACGGCATCTTTTTCCGCATCGTCCTGCCGCTCATCGTGCCGTCGATCGTCACCGCCGCGATTTTCTCCTTCTACTGGAGATGGGACGACTTCATCAACCCACTGCTGTACCTCAACAATCCGAAGCTGTACCCGGTCTCGCTGGCGCTCAAAATGTTCCTCGACGGCGATTCGGTCAACAACTGGGGCGGCATGTTCGCGATGGCCACGCTGTCGCTCGTCCCGATCTTTCTCATCTTCTTCGTCTTCCAGCGCTATATCGTGGAAGGCATCAGCACCAGCGGTCTCAAATAATGATCAGCGCCAAGGGGGAAACGGACATGCCGGCATTGCAATTCGACGAGGCGGAAGTGCGCGCGGCCATCGATAGGGTGGTCGACCGCACGTTTCGCATGGACTTCAACTGGGACTGGCCGGCGGGCGTCGCCTTTTACGGCGTATGCGAAGCCTACGAGGCGACAGGCAACAAGGCGTATTTGGAAAAGTTAAAGGCGTGGGTCGACGAACAGCTGGAGGACGGCATTCCCAAGTTGACGGTCAACGCGGTCTCGGTGGGCCATTCGCTGCTTACGCTGCACAAGGCGACGGGCGAGCAGCTGTATCTGGACAAAGCGACGGAAATGGCGGAGTTCCTCACGCACGAGGCGGTGCGCTTCGGGGAAGGCATCTTCCAGCATACGGTCAACTCGCATACGTACGACTTCCCTGAGCAGGCATGGGTGGACACGATGTTCATGGCGGGCTACTTCCTGCTGCGGGTCGGTCATCTGCTCGGCCGACAGGACTACATCATGGACGGCATTCGCCAATATCACGGTCACGAGAACTGCCTGCAGGATCCGAAGACGAACCTGTACTATCACGGCTGGGACAATCTTGGGGGCTCGCATATGTCCGGCGTCTTCTGGGCGCGGGGCAACGCCTGGGCGGCGCTGACGATGGCGCGCGCGCTCGAGCTCGTCGACGTGCACCATGCGTCGTTTATGATCATCGAGGGCTCGCTGCGGGATCAGCTCAGCACGCTCGTGCGGCTGCAGGACGAGGAGACGGGGCTGTGGCACACCGTGCTGGACGATCCGTCGTCGTATTTCGAGACGTCGGGCTCGGCAGGGATCGCCGCGGCGCTGCTGTCGCGCGGGCGTCTGTACAACAAGTACGTAACCCGTTCCGTGCGCGGCATTCTGGATAGCATCACCGAGGACGGCATGGTCTCCGGCGTATCGGCCGGCACCGCCGTCATGCGCGACGTCCAAGGTTATAAGGACACGTCTGAAAAGCGCATCCAGGGCTGGGGCCAGGGGCTCGCGCTGGTGTTCCTGTCGTCGCTGCTGGCGCGGCAGGAGTGGTAGGGCGGAAGCAGGGGCGGCGAATGAGAAAACCGCTGTAGGCACTGCGCAACCGGAGCCGTGAATCGCGTGTGTTCCGCGTATTCCGCATGTTACGCGCGTTCCGCGTAGTCCACATGTTCCGCGTGTTCCGCGTAATGCGCATGTTACGCGCGTGCCCGCATAGTCTGCGTGTTCCACGTATTCCGCGTGTTCCACGTATTGCGCGTGTTACGCGCGTTCCGCGTAGTCCACATGTTCCGCGTGTTCCGCGTATTTCGGAGTCCGCAGAAACTGCTGCTGCCGGAGGGGTACCGCTGGCTCGGCTTGTATCGCTTGAATAACTGCATATCAGCAGGTAAATTCCTTACGAGGCAGCGGATTACCCAAAATAAATGCAAATGTGCATCTATTTTAACAGGATTGTCATCAAAAATCGGCTTCGACCCAATTTACCTGCAGATATGCAGGTATTGCTGTAGTCATGGTCGGCGGCCAGTAAATAGATGCATATATGCAGCAATCCCGCTCGCGTTATGGTGCACGAAAGGCCCTTGCGGCTCGCAACTTCCGGATCATCGGTTTGCGAGACGCAAAGGCCTTCTACTTGTATCCGCAGCGCCTTCAAAACGCTGTATCTCGCTATGCTCTGCCAATCGCCATGCGTCTCAGGCCGCTTTTCGGGCGAACATGCTGCTGCGTCAGGCCGCCACGCCGCGCAAGGGGTTCGCTACTTCGCGACGCGCAAGTATCACACGCTTCAGACCGCCGCTCCGCGCACGACCGCGCGCTGCTTCGCGATGCGAAGCGCCATAAGCGCGGCAACCAGACAAACGAAGCCTGCCGCGAAAAACGGCACCTGGTAGCTGCCCAGCCACTCCCGGACGGTGCCGGCCGCATAGGCGGCCACGGAGGCGCCGAGCTGGTGGGTGACGACGACCCAGCCGAAGATCATGCCGGCCCGCTCCTTGCCGAAGGCGTCCTGCGACAGCTTGACGGTCGGCGGGACGGTGGCGATCCAGTCGAGCCCGTAGAAGACGGTGAACAGCGTGAGCTGCGGCTGGCCCGCGCCCAAGGCGTAGGGCAGGAACAGCAAGGACAGGCCGCGCAGGCCGTAATACCAGAACAGGAGCTTGCGGCTGTCGAAGCGGTCGGACAGCCAGCCGGAGAGCGTCGTTCCGACGAGGTCGAACATGCCCATCAGGGCGAGCATGCCCGCGGCTGTCACCTCGGGGATGCCGAAGTCGCCGCAAGCGGGAATGAGATGGGCGCCGATCAGGCCGTTCGTGGAGAAGCCGCAAAAGAAAAACGTGCCGCTGAGCAGCCAGAACGTCTTTGTGCGCGCGCCTTCCCGCAGGGCGGCAAGCGGTGCGAGAAACAGGTTGCCGCGAAACGGCACGGGCTTCGCGATCTGTGTCTCGCCGTACGGAGCGGCGCCTACATCGTAGGGATGGTTGCGCATCCAGATCGCGACGGCGGCCAGCACGACAAGCGTCGCGCCGACCGACGCGTAGACGGCGTTTCGCCAGCCCGCCGCCTCCGTGATGCTCGCGAGCAGCGGCAGGAACAGCAGCTGTCCGGTCGCCGCGCTGGCCGTCAGAATGCCGACGACAAGTCCGCGACGATGCGCGAACCACTGGCCTGCAACCGTAACGCCGAGCACGTTGGCCATCATGCCGGTTGCGAGCCCCGACACGACGCCCCACAGCAGTTCGAACTGCCACAGCGCCGTCATGTAAGGCGTAACCAGCAGACCGGCCGCGAGTACGGCCAGCGACAGCACGGTCATGCGGCGAATGCCGAAGCGCAAGAGCAGCGCCGCGGAGAAAGGACCCATGAGGCCGTACAGCAGGATGCCGACGGAGATGACGCTCGAGATGCCCCCGCGGCTCCAGCCGAATTCCTGCTCGAAGGGCAGCATGAAGATGCTGGGCATCGAACGGACGCCGGCCGACACGATCAGCGTGGCGAAGGTGACGGCAAGCACGGTCCAGCCGTAGTGGAATCTTCGGCGGCGCCTGTATGATTTGCCGTTCGTTGGGCCGCTCTCCATGCTTTCGTCCGCTGCGCCGCTCGTACTGCTTTCGTCCGCTGCGCCGCTCGTACTGCTTTCGTCCGCTACGCCGCTCGTACTGCCTTCGCCCCCTGCGCCGTCCACAGTACCTTCGCCTGCCGCAACGCTCTCGCTACCTTCGCTCGCCGAACCGCTCCCCACGCCTTCGCCCGTTTCAACCGCATCATTCTTGCCAGGCTCACGCTTCGCGCTCATCGGCGGCTCCCCCCCTTTTCCAAACGCGTGCCTGCCGTCAAGATGCCGTCGGACAGCGCATCGGCGGCGACATCGCCCAGAATCTCTTTATATCTCGCCTTCAAGCGCTTCGAGGCAAGCCGGATCTCGCCCTCCAACGCCTGCCCCTTGGGCATCGGATAGAGCAGCACCGTCTTTCCCTGCACGCTTCGGCGGACGAGCTGCTTGGTCTCGAGCTTGTCGACGAACCGAGTCAGCGTGGACGGCGCGATGCTGAGCTTTTCCGCCAACTCCTTCTGCGTAATGCCGGGCCTTCCGTTGACGAGCCGAATCGCATAGCCGTACATTGGGGTCAGGCCGGTCGGCGCGAACTCCTCTTCGGCGATTCGCGTGATCGCCCGGCCGAGCCGATTGGCGGTGAAAAACAGGCAGCTTTGCAGGAAGCCTTCATCGGGCAAAGCGTCCGTCATCGTGTATCTCTCCATTCATTTGTATGTACAACAAAAATAAAGCACATCGGTCCGTTTGTCAACGGTCCGACGCCAAGGCTTGGGCTTGCGCGCGGAAACGAAGATTAGGCTATGCTATAATGAGTTGTTCGAACGACTCAAGGGCTCTCTTTGAGCGAGGAAGAAGACACCTGCCGCTCGGGAGGGACGTTCCAAAAAGCTTCGTTCACGAGATGCCAAGCGACGGCAAGCGCGAGCGCGCCGCAGAGGCCGATGAGCAGCATTTTTTTGAAGGTTCGGTACATAAGGGTTTCTCCTTTGAACGGCTTCGCCCTCCATTATCGTCGATGCGGGCCGGTCAGTTCTGTAACCATGCTTACAAAACCGAACTTTTTTTGCCGATCAGGGCGGCGTTACGCAATTAAACTCAACAATAATGGAGGCAGACCCATGGTACCCGATGAAGTGATATTGACCGCAGAAGGATTGGCGCAGCTGGAGCAGGAACTGGAGGAACTGAAGACGGTGAAGCGCAGGGAGCTGGCGGCGCGGATCAAGACGGCGATCAGCTACGGCGACTTGAAGGAGAACAGCGAGTACCACTCCGCGAAGGAAGAGCAAGCTTTTATGGAGACGCGTATTCTGACGATCGATCGTATGCTGAAAAAGGCGCGCGTCGTCAAAAGCGTCGGAGCGGATTCGGTATCCGTCGGCTCGACGGTCGTGCTCAGGGATAAGGAATTCGACGAGATTATCGAGTACCGGATCGTAGGACCGGCCGAAGCCGACGTCCTGGCCTCCAAGATCTCTTACGAGAGCCCGCTCGGCAAGGCGCTGATGGGCAAGTCCGTAGGCGATGCGGTCAGCGTCGAAGCGCCGGTGGGCATGATTCAGTACGAGCTGCTGGAGATCAAAGTTTAAAGACAGGCTCGTACGGCGAGTACGGTCGTCTAAACGGCGATTGCGCGGACGTTTCGGAGGACGGGTGGTATGCGGGGCGGATTTCTGGATAAATAATGAGCAGTACCGGAAATCCGATTAGCGAGGAGTGACGGCCATGAGCTGGTCATTGGAGCAAGCGTACGCCTATGTGAACAAAATCAAGGAGCGCGCGGCGGAGGACGAAGCATTCCGGCTGCTCGCGCTGAACGACCCGGAGATGGCCTGCCGGCTGCTGACCGGCGAGCCGCTGCCCGACGGCATCCGAATGTCCGCGCAGCAGCATGGCTCGGACGGTCTGGATATCGTCGTGCACGGGCTGCAAGAGACGTGGCCGACCGGCGAGCTCGGCCCCGACGAAGCGACATTGGATTAAAGCGACGGGCGGGGTGCCCGAACGGCTTCGCCTTTCTTCGGAGAGGCGGGGCTTTTATTTTGCAATGGAGAAAGGAGCGGAATAACGATGTCAGACGTACACTTACGCAGACTGAAGGCGGGGGATGCGACTGCGCTGCTGGAGCTGCGGCGCCGCAATCGCGCGTTTTTCGAGCCGTTCGAGCCGATTCGCGCCGATCGGGAATTCACGCCTGCGGGAATCCGCGACATGCTCGACCAGGAAGAGCTGCATTGGGCGCAAGGAAGCGGATACGGCTTCGGGATCTTTCTACGGGACCGGGAAAAGCTGGTCGGCCGCATAAACCTGAGCAATGTCGTGCGAGGCGCATGGGAAAGCTGCACGGTGGGCTACTATATGGACGAGGCGGAAGGCGGCCGCGGCCTCATGACGGAGGCGCTCGGGCTAGCGGTGGATTTCGCTTTCGGCCAGGCGGGGCTACATCGCATTCAGGCGGCGGTCATGCCGCGCAACCGGGCTTCGATCCGCGTCATTGAAAAAAACGGATTCCAATACGAGGGGCTGGCCGAATATTACTTGAAAATCAACGGCATTTGGGAGCATCACCGCATTTACAGCCTGACGAGGGAGCATCTGGTTCGATCGACGTAATCCGGCTGGGAGCAAGGGCATGACACCGTTGGATGCAGCCGGCAAAATAGGAAAAGAAGCGCCAAGTACCGATTCGCTAGAATCGGTTTTTTCTATTGACAGTCTCATAGAGCGGTGCTAATCTGAATTTGCCTTTGATGATACATATTGTATCTGAATAGGAAGACCTACATTCTGATTGGAAGGGAGCCGTTTCTATGAAAAAGGATTGGGAGAGTCCGGTGCTCGAGGTGCTCGAAGTCAGGATGACGATGAAGTTCTTCCCGCCGATACATCCTCCGGGCGGCGGCGGT from the Cohnella hashimotonis genome contains:
- a CDS encoding ABC transporter substrate-binding protein; the protein is MKKLTTTLVAASLMIGLAACGSGNNDNNAGNAAASGSAGSSASATAKSDDKPVTVRVAWWGGQSRHDYTLKVIDMYEKLHPNVTIEPEYAAFDDYWKKLAPQAAANQLPDVIQMDISYLNQYAGRNQLADLTPYTESGKLDVSAVAETTLAGGKIDGKLYAMNAGSNALTMMVDPAMLKSLGIEEPAADKGWTWDEFAALGDKAKAQGKLLFSDLRHDVFFPFYLRGQGKLMYAADGTKLGYDDDKLFIDYYNKYQQWYDKGYTMSLDKLSQSKGTPEEDLVALGTALSSNQWSNQFIGISAAAKRDLDLLPVPGWDTNKALFLKPSMYFTVANSSKVKDAAIDFINYFINDVEANKVILGERGVPVSSKVQEAIRPNLTPEQTKVFDYVAWAEKNSSEMNPPNPVGAVEVDALLKAEVEKILYKQITVEKGAAEFREKANAILAKNK
- a CDS encoding carbohydrate ABC transporter permease: MTKFRENNHLVGYLFTAPFIIGFLIFTMFPMLASLYYSFTDYNLFEAPNWVGFDNYKTMFTGDDQYWKSVSVTFTYVVASVPLRLAFALAVAMLLNKAIGGIGLYRSAYYLPSLIGGSVAVSIMWTQVFGDKGLLNSFLNLFGAHATTSWIGSPGTAIWTLVALSVWQFGSSMLIFLAGLKSIPASLHEAANVDGAGAVRRFFKITLPILSPIILFNLIMQTISAFMTFTPAYVISRGEGGPLDSTLLYSLYLYKRAFQFTQMGYASAMAWVMLLTVGIIALILFQTSKYWVHYESKGES
- a CDS encoding carbohydrate ABC transporter permease; this encodes MLTTSPAQTRLKANPRKRWKPILFHLVVGLLALVMIYPILWMISSSLKPNGEIFSQAYNLIPSRIAWENYRSGWAGFAGNTFTTFFKNSLIIVVVSTIGAVASSAVVAYGFARIPFAGKGFWFACMMMTMMLPHDVTMIPQYVMFSKIGWLSSFKPVIVPQFFAVPFFVFLIMQFIRTIPHDLDEAAKMDGCSKYGIFFRIVLPLIVPSIVTAAIFSFYWRWDDFINPLLYLNNPKLYPVSLALKMFLDGDSVNNWGGMFAMATLSLVPIFLIFFVFQRYIVEGISTSGLK
- a CDS encoding glycoside hydrolase family 88/105 protein, translating into MPALQFDEAEVRAAIDRVVDRTFRMDFNWDWPAGVAFYGVCEAYEATGNKAYLEKLKAWVDEQLEDGIPKLTVNAVSVGHSLLTLHKATGEQLYLDKATEMAEFLTHEAVRFGEGIFQHTVNSHTYDFPEQAWVDTMFMAGYFLLRVGHLLGRQDYIMDGIRQYHGHENCLQDPKTNLYYHGWDNLGGSHMSGVFWARGNAWAALTMARALELVDVHHASFMIIEGSLRDQLSTLVRLQDEETGLWHTVLDDPSSYFETSGSAGIAAALLSRGRLYNKYVTRSVRGILDSITEDGMVSGVSAGTAVMRDVQGYKDTSEKRIQGWGQGLALVFLSSLLARQEW
- a CDS encoding MFS transporter, translated to MESGPTNGKSYRRRRRFHYGWTVLAVTFATLIVSAGVRSMPSIFMLPFEQEFGWSRGGISSVISVGILLYGLMGPFSAALLLRFGIRRMTVLSLAVLAAGLLVTPYMTALWQFELLWGVVSGLATGMMANVLGVTVAGQWFAHRRGLVVGILTASAATGQLLFLPLLASITEAAGWRNAVYASVGATLVVLAAVAIWMRNHPYDVGAAPYGETQIAKPVPFRGNLFLAPLAALREGARTKTFWLLSGTFFFCGFSTNGLIGAHLIPACGDFGIPEVTAAGMLALMGMFDLVGTTLSGWLSDRFDSRKLLFWYYGLRGLSLLFLPYALGAGQPQLTLFTVFYGLDWIATVPPTVKLSQDAFGKERAGMIFGWVVVTHQLGASVAAYAAGTVREWLGSYQVPFFAAGFVCLVAALMALRIAKQRAVVRGAAV
- a CDS encoding MarR family winged helix-turn-helix transcriptional regulator, which produces MTDALPDEGFLQSCLFFTANRLGRAITRIAEEEFAPTGLTPMYGYAIRLVNGRPGITQKELAEKLSIAPSTLTRFVDKLETKQLVRRSVQGKTVLLYPMPKGQALEGEIRLASKRLKARYKEILGDVAADALSDGILTAGTRLEKGGSRR
- the greA gene encoding transcription elongation factor GreA, yielding MVPDEVILTAEGLAQLEQELEELKTVKRRELAARIKTAISYGDLKENSEYHSAKEEQAFMETRILTIDRMLKKARVVKSVGADSVSVGSTVVLRDKEFDEIIEYRIVGPAEADVLASKISYESPLGKALMGKSVGDAVSVEAPVGMIQYELLEIKV
- a CDS encoding GNAT family N-acetyltransferase: MSDVHLRRLKAGDATALLELRRRNRAFFEPFEPIRADREFTPAGIRDMLDQEELHWAQGSGYGFGIFLRDREKLVGRINLSNVVRGAWESCTVGYYMDEAEGGRGLMTEALGLAVDFAFGQAGLHRIQAAVMPRNRASIRVIEKNGFQYEGLAEYYLKINGIWEHHRIYSLTREHLVRST
- a CDS encoding paeninodin family lasso peptide — its product is MKKDWESPVLEVLEVRMTMKFFPPIHPPGGGGPGGGGGEDCPPELDS